A DNA window from Paenibacillus sp. HWE-109 contains the following coding sequences:
- the ftsH gene encoding ATP-dependent zinc metalloprotease FtsH — MNRIIRNTGFYLLIFLVTVGIVHFISTQNEQKELITYDKFRQAVVNKNVESVTLKFDGYTYLIKGKYINPPSGADKKSFETHAPYEPLVVQLIEANGVPQETYETMERDSVWISFLTSIIPFVIIFILFFFLLNQAQGGGGKVMNFGKSRARLYNEEKKRVTFEDVAGADEEKQELIEVVEFLKDPRKFAAVGARIPKGVLLNGPPGTGKTLLARAVAGEAGVPFFSISGSDFVEMFVGVGASRVRDLFENAKKNSPCIIFIDEIDAVGRQRGAGLGGGHDEREQTLNQLLVEMDGFGANEGIIIVAATNRPDILDPALLRPGRFDRQITVDRPDIKGREAVLKVHARNKPLAKDVKLDSLSRYTTGFTGADLENLLNEAALIAARRNRKDISMAEVEEAFDRIIVGTQKKSRIISDAEKRIVAYHEAGHAIIGYYAENADMVHKVTIVPRGRAGGYVMMLPKEGEDRMMQTKNELLDKVTGLLGGRVSEELFIGEIGTGAYSDFQKATGIVRRMIMEYGMSDKLGPMQFGSSQGQVFLGRDIGHEQNYSDAIAYEIDQEMQSFIRTCYDRARAMLTEHADQIHLVAKTLLEKETLDKDEIIALLEKGRLSDGTDDEEVKVNIQGQSQSSDSNKLEFDKEKDPNSDQSEE; from the coding sequence ATGAATCGAATTATCCGGAATACCGGTTTTTATTTACTTATATTTTTGGTAACCGTAGGTATCGTCCATTTCATCAGTACCCAGAATGAACAAAAGGAGTTAATTACTTACGACAAATTCCGCCAAGCGGTTGTTAACAAAAATGTGGAATCCGTCACGCTGAAGTTTGATGGATACACCTATTTGATTAAAGGTAAGTATATTAACCCGCCAAGTGGTGCTGATAAGAAGAGCTTTGAAACCCATGCCCCGTATGAGCCTTTGGTCGTTCAATTAATTGAAGCCAATGGCGTACCGCAAGAAACATACGAGACCATGGAACGGGATAGTGTATGGATTAGTTTCCTAACTTCCATTATTCCATTCGTCATTATCTTCATCTTGTTTTTCTTCCTGTTGAATCAGGCTCAAGGTGGCGGCGGGAAAGTAATGAACTTCGGCAAGAGCCGTGCCCGCTTATATAATGAAGAGAAGAAACGTGTCACGTTCGAGGATGTGGCAGGTGCAGATGAAGAGAAGCAAGAATTAATCGAGGTTGTTGAGTTCCTCAAGGATCCACGGAAATTCGCAGCTGTCGGTGCAAGAATTCCCAAAGGGGTTCTCTTGAATGGTCCTCCGGGAACAGGTAAAACATTGCTAGCAAGAGCAGTCGCTGGTGAAGCAGGCGTGCCGTTCTTCAGCATCTCCGGTTCTGATTTCGTTGAGATGTTCGTCGGTGTCGGCGCATCCCGTGTTCGTGACTTGTTCGAGAACGCGAAGAAGAACTCTCCTTGTATTATCTTTATCGATGAGATTGATGCGGTTGGTCGTCAACGTGGCGCAGGCTTAGGCGGCGGACATGATGAGCGTGAACAAACCTTGAATCAATTGCTTGTTGAGATGGATGGATTTGGCGCAAACGAAGGTATCATTATCGTAGCAGCAACGAACCGTCCTGACATTTTGGACCCGGCATTATTGCGTCCAGGCCGTTTCGACCGTCAAATTACGGTAGATCGTCCGGATATCAAAGGCCGCGAAGCGGTTCTGAAAGTACATGCTCGCAACAAACCACTTGCCAAAGACGTGAAGCTGGATTCTCTATCACGCTACACAACTGGATTCACAGGTGCTGATCTAGAAAATTTATTGAACGAAGCGGCGCTGATTGCTGCTCGTCGTAACCGTAAAGATATTTCCATGGCTGAGGTTGAGGAAGCTTTTGACCGTATCATTGTTGGTACGCAGAAGAAGAGCCGAATTATCAGCGATGCAGAGAAGCGCATTGTTGCTTATCATGAAGCCGGACACGCAATCATCGGATATTACGCCGAGAATGCCGATATGGTACACAAAGTTACGATCGTTCCGCGCGGACGCGCTGGCGGTTACGTGATGATGCTGCCCAAAGAAGGCGAAGATCGCATGATGCAGACGAAGAACGAATTGCTGGATAAAGTAACAGGACTCTTGGGTGGCCGCGTTTCCGAGGAATTATTCATCGGTGAAATCGGTACTGGGGCGTACAGTGACTTCCAGAAGGCAACGGGTATCGTTCGTCGCATGATTATGGAATACGGAATGAGCGACAAGCTCGGACCGATGCAATTCGGCAGTTCCCAAGGCCAAGTGTTCTTAGGACGCGATATCGGCCATGAACAGAACTATAGTGATGCTATTGCGTATGAAATTGATCAAGAGATGCAAAGCTTTATCCGCACCTGCTATGATCGTGCTCGCGCAATGCTGACTGAACATGCCGACCAAATTCATCTCGTAGCCAAAACGTTGCTTGAGAAAGAAACGTTGGACAAAGATGAGATCATTGCGCTTTTGGAGAAAGGCAGATTGAGTGACGGCACAGATGATGAAGAAGTCAAAGTGAACATTCAAGGTCAAAGCCAATCCAGTGACAGCAATAAATTAGAGTTCGACAAAGAGAAAGATCCGAACTCGGATCAATCCGAAGAGTAA
- a CDS encoding collagen binding domain-containing protein: MLKKKTSTLLIALLIFMQSIYGVGFFAKASAAAISNNIIDSVTLVVYDSSGQVVTGNVYEPNAKVQVDYAWSLPNSHGYKAGDTFAFTLPQQFLLYNDISGGLMMGQEQLGTFHVDRASHQVLITFNNYIESHDNVHGTLTFKTQLDKSQLTENTVVTITIPIKTGEQVFTLHLRPTVTSTIEKSGVSSGINSKSIDWTIDVNKMLDSVQNAVVVDVIPDGLSVPVTVAVYDLTVKLDGSVLQGGLLDSSKYTVSASGATLSVHFTDSPIQTAYRLQFSTPIVDLNKESFVNKATFGGTNKPPVEASATVQVSLGSALDKIAESYDPITQTIGWAIKYNYNERTIPQSAAFLTDLFNDTHELVAGSMHIYPVKLNPTGGETLGNELPGASYTVTPEAAAGKNGFKLQFNSSISSAYKIVYTTKAINRVYDNVTITNRVISGSGSSDSASQAVEQLIATKYPGTADYQAKTVDWHILINKDSQLMNNVVVTDTFPSKGLRFVPGSLVIKKGSVLMPSTEYTLNSAVAPDEGFTVKFLTAIADPISIDYKTEFNLDWISPLGSTNNFINAAQIEWSNNPSDSHIKKVTSTFIPRNEVKNNGFKFGAYNAASKQITWTIGINYNGKPLETASLQDTIEPNQKLIDGSVAVYAMTIPANGSPTMGAPVSPASYTYSLVGNKLIVKFPQPFSKPYYVVFKTSVQGQLVHSTISNTARLFVGETPVSGNLSATLTIPNGGEFVNKTGEQSGDKINWTIYINRSQSTLSEARIVDTPTTNQVLLPNTFHVFKATAAINGNLTKGSELEKGKDYTVVFKTNNDGKPIFELSFAETISTAYILEYQSLITANDHDKISNNIILSGKNVSTVIEEKTKDIIVGVSGGSGTGGGVRSSITVKKLDSVNNGLLLSGATFDLFRKSGESKTLINTLTTGETGFVVFKELLAGEYTVKEKTAPTGYNLNLEENAVTLHSGEEFNLNVINVKKSDPPDPSGPGTTPSPTETPTSTPVPTKPPITGTGGITPTPTVTPAPTPAPTITPTPTPTPSSVDPKPSTDSDPPFDGDNNVPLGGIPPITKQETLPTTGESSHLYVELAGITLILIGLLLRRRFTK; the protein is encoded by the coding sequence ATGTTAAAGAAAAAAACGAGTACACTGCTCATTGCCCTATTAATTTTTATGCAGAGTATTTACGGAGTAGGCTTTTTTGCGAAGGCGAGTGCGGCTGCGATTTCAAACAACATTATTGACAGTGTTACACTAGTTGTATATGACAGCTCAGGGCAAGTCGTCACAGGCAATGTTTATGAGCCGAATGCCAAGGTGCAGGTAGACTATGCGTGGTCGCTGCCGAACAGCCATGGGTATAAGGCTGGTGATACGTTTGCGTTCACACTGCCGCAGCAATTTTTACTTTATAATGATATCAGCGGTGGTTTGATGATGGGGCAGGAGCAATTAGGAACTTTCCATGTGGACCGGGCCAGCCATCAAGTGCTGATTACGTTTAATAATTACATTGAAAGTCATGATAATGTCCATGGCACGCTAACCTTCAAAACGCAATTGGATAAAAGCCAGCTTACGGAAAATACCGTGGTAACGATTACGATTCCGATTAAGACCGGCGAGCAAGTCTTCACCCTTCATCTCAGGCCGACCGTAACGTCAACGATTGAGAAGAGTGGCGTATCGTCAGGCATCAACTCCAAGAGTATCGATTGGACGATCGATGTGAATAAGATGCTGGACTCCGTTCAGAACGCAGTGGTCGTCGACGTTATTCCAGATGGCTTATCTGTTCCTGTTACTGTAGCTGTCTATGATCTGACCGTTAAGCTTGATGGTTCTGTTCTGCAAGGCGGGCTGCTGGATAGCAGCAAATATACAGTAAGTGCCAGCGGAGCAACACTTTCCGTTCATTTTACCGATAGTCCGATTCAAACGGCTTACCGCCTCCAGTTCAGCACACCAATCGTTGATTTGAATAAGGAGTCGTTCGTGAATAAAGCCACTTTCGGGGGCACCAATAAGCCGCCTGTGGAGGCGTCCGCGACGGTGCAGGTCTCGCTGGGCAGCGCTCTGGACAAAATCGCGGAGAGCTATGATCCCATTACACAAACGATCGGTTGGGCAATCAAATATAATTATAATGAGCGGACAATTCCACAGTCTGCGGCATTCCTGACAGACCTCTTCAACGATACGCATGAACTGGTCGCGGGATCCATGCATATCTATCCGGTTAAGCTAAATCCGACTGGTGGGGAGACGCTCGGCAATGAATTGCCGGGTGCGAGTTATACCGTGACACCAGAAGCTGCAGCAGGCAAAAATGGCTTCAAACTACAGTTTAACAGCAGCATTTCTTCCGCATATAAGATTGTATACACGACCAAGGCGATTAATCGAGTATATGACAATGTGACTATTACCAATCGGGTTATATCGGGCAGTGGATCAAGCGATTCCGCCTCACAAGCTGTTGAACAGCTAATCGCGACCAAGTATCCAGGAACAGCAGATTATCAAGCGAAAACCGTGGATTGGCATATACTCATCAACAAAGACAGCCAGTTGATGAACAATGTGGTTGTAACGGACACCTTTCCGAGTAAAGGCTTGCGTTTCGTGCCAGGGTCATTAGTCATCAAAAAGGGATCCGTTCTGATGCCCTCAACAGAGTACACGCTCAATAGCGCTGTTGCTCCTGACGAAGGCTTCACGGTTAAATTTTTGACGGCCATTGCAGATCCTATTTCAATTGATTACAAGACAGAATTTAATCTGGACTGGATCAGTCCGCTTGGGTCCACCAACAATTTCATTAACGCGGCCCAAATTGAATGGTCTAACAACCCTAGCGATTCACATATCAAGAAAGTGACATCCACATTTATTCCAAGGAATGAAGTGAAGAACAACGGATTTAAATTTGGTGCCTACAACGCAGCTTCCAAACAAATTACTTGGACCATAGGCATCAACTACAATGGCAAACCTCTTGAAACGGCTAGCCTGCAGGATACTATAGAGCCTAATCAGAAGCTTATCGACGGATCGGTTGCCGTGTATGCCATGACAATTCCGGCAAATGGAAGTCCAACCATGGGTGCGCCAGTTAGTCCAGCCTCCTATACGTACAGTTTGGTTGGCAATAAACTGATTGTTAAATTCCCGCAACCTTTCTCTAAGCCTTATTATGTTGTATTTAAAACCAGTGTACAGGGACAATTGGTTCACAGTACGATTTCCAATACTGCTCGATTATTTGTTGGGGAAACTCCGGTGTCAGGCAATCTGAGCGCCACGCTTACTATCCCGAATGGCGGCGAGTTTGTGAATAAAACCGGGGAGCAAAGCGGGGACAAAATTAACTGGACGATCTATATTAATCGCAGTCAATCCACGCTGTCTGAAGCCCGAATTGTCGATACGCCAACAACAAATCAAGTGCTGCTGCCAAATACATTCCATGTGTTTAAGGCAACAGCAGCTATCAACGGTAATTTAACCAAAGGTTCCGAGTTAGAAAAAGGGAAGGATTATACGGTAGTATTCAAAACGAATAATGACGGGAAGCCGATTTTTGAATTAAGCTTTGCTGAAACCATCTCGACAGCTTATATCTTGGAGTATCAATCTCTCATAACGGCAAATGACCACGATAAAATTTCCAATAATATCATTTTGAGTGGCAAAAATGTCAGTACGGTCATTGAAGAAAAGACGAAGGATATTATCGTGGGTGTATCGGGCGGGTCAGGAACAGGCGGAGGCGTCCGAAGCTCAATAACGGTCAAGAAGCTGGATTCAGTCAATAACGGCTTATTGCTGAGCGGCGCTACGTTTGATTTGTTCCGGAAATCCGGGGAATCCAAAACGTTAATTAACACGCTTACTACCGGTGAGACAGGGTTTGTAGTCTTTAAGGAATTGCTTGCAGGCGAATATACGGTGAAAGAGAAGACTGCTCCTACCGGCTACAATTTGAATTTGGAAGAGAATGCAGTGACTCTTCACTCCGGGGAAGAGTTTAACTTAAACGTGATAAACGTTAAAAAGTCGGATCCCCCAGATCCATCGGGTCCGGGAACAACCCCGAGCCCTACGGAGACACCGACTTCTACGCCGGTACCAACTAAACCCCCAATCACGGGGACAGGAGGAATCACGCCGACACCAACAGTAACACCTGCACCTACTCCAGCGCCGACAATAACGCCAACACCGACGCCAACACCATCGTCAGTTGATCCCAAGCCATCTACGGATTCGGATCCGCCTTTTGATGGCGATAATAATGTGCCTTTAGGTGGAATTCCACCTATAACGAAACAAGAAACACTCCCGACGACAGGGGAATCCAGTCATTTGTATGTCGAGTTAGCAGGTATCACTCTGATTCTTATAGGCTTGCTCTTAAGAAGACGGTTTACGAAGTAA
- the nadA gene encoding quinolinate synthase NadA, giving the protein MEALALERKAEQNRELKERLLQLKKERNAIILAHYYQRDEVQEVADFRGDSFLLAQKAAQTDADVIVFCGVHFMGESAKILAPNKTVIIPDERAGCPMADMVNVEGLRALKRQHPKAKVVAYINTSADVKSETDICCTSANAINVINSVDSDEIIWVPDKNLGDYVSKFTSKKVIIWEGYCNTHDMLTVKDVEEMRAQYPNAQFVVHPECRPEVVKLGDFVGSTTAIIKYCKESDCKEFIVGTEDGTGYQLRMDSPDKQFHFATKYLVCPNMKVNNLKKIVKCLETMQPEIYVPEDVADKARLSLERMLQVK; this is encoded by the coding sequence ATGGAAGCTTTAGCATTGGAACGCAAGGCTGAACAGAACCGCGAACTCAAAGAACGGTTGCTGCAGCTGAAGAAAGAACGCAATGCCATTATACTTGCTCATTATTATCAGCGAGACGAAGTTCAAGAAGTTGCCGATTTCCGGGGGGATTCCTTTCTGCTAGCGCAAAAGGCGGCACAAACAGATGCAGATGTTATTGTGTTCTGTGGTGTTCATTTCATGGGAGAGAGCGCTAAGATATTAGCTCCCAACAAGACGGTTATCATTCCTGACGAACGTGCAGGCTGCCCTATGGCGGACATGGTGAATGTGGAAGGCTTGCGAGCTCTCAAGCGGCAGCATCCCAAGGCCAAAGTGGTTGCTTACATTAACACATCTGCTGATGTGAAATCAGAAACAGATATTTGCTGTACGTCAGCAAATGCCATCAATGTCATCAATTCCGTCGATTCGGATGAAATCATCTGGGTGCCGGATAAAAATTTGGGTGACTATGTATCAAAATTCACAAGCAAAAAAGTGATCATCTGGGAAGGCTATTGCAACACTCATGATATGCTGACCGTGAAGGATGTTGAGGAAATGAGAGCGCAGTATCCGAATGCGCAGTTCGTTGTCCATCCAGAATGCCGGCCAGAAGTCGTGAAATTGGGCGACTTCGTAGGCTCCACAACAGCGATCATTAAATATTGCAAAGAATCAGACTGCAAGGAATTCATCGTGGGAACGGAAGACGGTACTGGCTACCAACTTCGTATGGACAGCCCGGACAAACAGTTCCATTTTGCAACCAAATACTTGGTATGCCCGAACATGAAAGTAAACAATTTGAAGAAAATTGTAAAATGTCTTGAAACGATGCAGCCAGAAATCTACGTACCGGAAGATGTAGCTGATAAAGCTAGACTATCTCTGGAGCGTATGCTTCAAGTGAAATAA
- a CDS encoding transglutaminase-like domain-containing protein: MFKKSILAAILLSIFLMLVPQAIFAAPSIVDQSALSKGIISIHYTSRPDTKVLVRISKENVKYDYTFEEGDQYPLQLGNGTYKVLVGESIGNNKYKVIAQEQIEVKLADEKTVFLQSIPLIDWSETSKAVVKAKKLTADKKTDMDKLKAIYAYITTNFTYDYKKAQTVADTYIPDLDEVYEASQGICYDFAATFAAMARSEGLPTRLVMGYEASSPETYHAWNQVFLADRNEWVTIDTTYDATRVQGGQATDMFKNADDYQIVKVY; this comes from the coding sequence GTGTTCAAAAAATCAATTCTAGCAGCTATCCTTCTATCGATCTTCTTGATGCTAGTACCTCAAGCGATATTTGCAGCTCCCTCTATTGTGGACCAAAGCGCATTGAGCAAAGGAATTATTTCAATCCATTATACAAGCCGTCCAGACACCAAGGTTCTCGTTCGGATCTCCAAGGAAAATGTGAAGTATGACTACACCTTTGAAGAAGGAGACCAGTACCCTCTGCAGCTTGGAAACGGTACCTATAAAGTGCTAGTCGGGGAGTCCATAGGGAACAACAAATATAAGGTAATTGCGCAAGAACAGATAGAGGTGAAGTTGGCAGATGAGAAGACAGTATTCCTTCAATCTATCCCGCTTATCGACTGGAGCGAAACATCGAAAGCTGTCGTAAAGGCCAAGAAACTAACGGCAGATAAGAAGACGGACATGGATAAATTAAAAGCCATCTACGCCTATATCACGACAAATTTTACGTATGATTACAAAAAGGCACAAACCGTAGCAGATACCTATATACCTGACTTGGACGAGGTTTACGAAGCTTCCCAGGGAATCTGTTATGACTTCGCAGCAACTTTTGCCGCGATGGCCAGAAGTGAAGGATTGCCGACCCGCCTTGTGATGGGCTATGAGGCCAGCTCGCCAGAGACGTATCATGCTTGGAACCAAGTGTTTCTAGCGGATCGGAACGAGTGGGTCACGATAGATACCACTTATGATGCTACACGTGTACAAGGTGGACAAGCAACGGACATGTTCAAAAACGCAGATGATTATCAAATAGTCAAAGTGTACTAA
- a CDS encoding vWA domain-containing protein has translation MMQILLITDGCSNVGVSPVIAAAQAQGEGVTVNVIGVIDHGELGVLGSEEIKEIAAAGGGMSRIVNSGQLSQTVQMMTRKTVTTTIQHAVGKELQSILGVNQLEQLSPDKRSQVVQVIDTMSETSSLRVALLIDASASMKPKLAAVREAIHDLLLSLRARSGKSELAVFHFPSTKTSDQELEMDLNWTNQLANLDKMFYKINMKGTTPTGPAMLQTLQFMTEKPFSPKTEDGMLSDYVV, from the coding sequence ATGATGCAGATTCTTTTAATCACAGACGGATGTTCAAATGTAGGGGTGAGTCCGGTCATAGCCGCGGCGCAAGCGCAGGGAGAAGGTGTGACCGTGAATGTGATTGGCGTTATCGATCACGGAGAGCTGGGGGTGCTAGGCTCAGAGGAGATTAAAGAGATCGCCGCTGCCGGAGGAGGGATGAGCCGAATTGTGAATTCGGGTCAACTTTCGCAAACCGTTCAGATGATGACGCGCAAAACCGTTACTACAACGATCCAGCATGCCGTAGGCAAAGAGTTACAGAGTATTCTAGGTGTAAATCAATTAGAGCAGCTGTCGCCTGACAAGCGGTCTCAGGTCGTTCAGGTGATCGATACGATGAGTGAAACGTCTTCCCTTCGTGTAGCGCTTCTAATAGATGCCAGTGCTAGTATGAAACCGAAACTTGCAGCAGTTCGTGAGGCGATTCATGATCTTCTATTGAGTCTTAGGGCGCGCAGTGGGAAGAGTGAATTAGCGGTTTTTCACTTCCCATCAACCAAAACAAGCGATCAGGAACTGGAAATGGATCTGAATTGGACGAATCAGCTTGCAAATTTAGACAAGATGTTCTATAAAATAAACATGAAGGGTACGACGCCGACAGGTCCTGCTATGCTGCAAACGCTGCAGTTCATGACGGAAAAACCTTTCTCACCAAAAACCGAGGATGGGATGCTGAGTGACTACGTGGTATGA
- the hpt gene encoding hypoxanthine phosphoribosyltransferase, whose protein sequence is MYSDIQEVLYSEEQIQGKIKELGDQLSSDYEGKNPLVICVLKGAFIFMADLVKQIRVPLELDFMAVSSYGQSTKSSGVVKIIKDLDVPVEGRHIIIVEDIIDSGLTLSYLIDVLERRNAKTISVVALFNKPARRTVELEPDYAGYVLPDEFVVGYGLDYAEKYRNLPFVGILKPEIYTS, encoded by the coding sequence TTGTACAGCGACATTCAAGAAGTTCTTTACAGCGAAGAACAAATTCAAGGCAAAATCAAAGAACTAGGGGATCAGCTCTCGAGCGATTACGAAGGTAAGAACCCATTGGTCATTTGTGTACTCAAAGGCGCTTTTATTTTTATGGCTGACTTGGTCAAGCAAATCAGAGTGCCACTGGAACTTGATTTCATGGCTGTATCCAGCTATGGTCAATCCACCAAATCTTCCGGCGTTGTCAAGATCATCAAAGATCTGGACGTACCCGTGGAAGGGCGTCACATTATAATCGTGGAGGACATTATCGATAGCGGTTTAACGCTTAGTTATCTGATAGATGTGCTAGAACGACGCAATGCCAAGACAATCTCGGTCGTAGCGCTGTTTAACAAGCCGGCACGCCGAACCGTTGAGCTCGAGCCTGATTATGCAGGATACGTGCTTCCTGATGAGTTCGTAGTCGGATATGGCCTGGATTATGCAGAGAAATATCGCAACCTTCCATTTGTCGGCATATTGAAACCAGAGATCTACACTAGCTAA
- a CDS encoding protein kinase domain-containing protein — protein MTTWYEDAFRPGSEIRGKWNGRVYMVERLLGAGSNGIVALVRRGTGRFALKAGHETVDHQSEINSLLAISLTETSFKNFLIDADDMTVGEKEISFYVMRYIEGMTISDFIHKRGHDWVYVIGTNLLRKLTELHRNGYIFGDLKIENMIVSNYGDVDLIDFGGVTSKGRAIKQLTEVYDRGFWNKGERIAEESYDLFSFAILLLKSLDQRNRFTGLTQTLPQTRDLEQLTAIIRENAVAAHIAPFLHKALNGEFHTSQEAYQYWRSLVSGKKIGPLTLKMPWLKICFAASIFIFGATVYIYW, from the coding sequence GTGACTACGTGGTATGAGGATGCCTTCCGTCCAGGATCAGAAATCCGAGGGAAATGGAACGGCCGCGTCTATATGGTCGAACGTTTATTAGGTGCTGGTTCTAATGGGATTGTGGCTCTCGTACGTAGAGGGACTGGTAGATTTGCTCTGAAAGCAGGTCACGAAACCGTTGATCATCAATCTGAGATTAACTCGTTGCTGGCCATATCGCTGACGGAGACCTCGTTCAAGAATTTTTTAATCGATGCTGATGATATGACAGTGGGAGAGAAAGAAATTTCTTTCTACGTCATGCGTTATATTGAAGGAATGACCATTTCTGATTTTATACATAAGCGCGGACATGATTGGGTTTATGTCATCGGTACGAATCTGCTGCGCAAATTAACGGAATTGCATCGCAATGGCTATATATTCGGGGATTTGAAGATTGAGAATATGATTGTTTCGAATTATGGGGATGTGGATCTCATCGATTTTGGCGGAGTCACGTCCAAGGGAAGAGCGATTAAGCAATTAACGGAAGTCTACGATCGCGGCTTTTGGAACAAAGGAGAACGTATCGCAGAGGAAAGTTATGATTTGTTCTCTTTTGCTATTTTGCTGTTGAAATCGCTGGATCAGCGGAATCGGTTTACTGGATTAACGCAAACCCTGCCGCAAACCAGAGATTTGGAGCAACTAACCGCCATTATTCGTGAGAATGCAGTTGCTGCTCATATCGCGCCATTTCTGCATAAAGCATTGAACGGGGAGTTCCATACTTCCCAGGAAGCTTATCAATATTGGCGCTCACTGGTGTCAGGGAAGAAGATAGGGCCATTGACACTGAAGATGCCTTGGCTGAAAATATGCTTCGCTGCTTCGATTTTTATTTTTGGAGCAACCGTTTATATTTATTGGTAG
- the tilS gene encoding tRNA lysidine(34) synthetase TilS, with the protein MEHDLVARVEQRIKEQKLVAPGDVVVVAVSGGPDSVALLHVLFVLGEKYSWQLVVAHVNHQFRGEESDAEAAFVNELAASKGLPCEVGVINVPAYIEETALNGQAAAREKRYEFLHLVADKYGANRIALAHHADDQAETVMMRILRGTGPSGLTGMPERRLEKKVELIRPFLRIYKADIVNYCAQHEMLYCMDSSNELRKYFRNQIRLDVLPMLKPYNEQLPESLNRLTELMQAEDDYLARETERVFQRITVTGQASYRLERGDFTELHLALQRRLIKLILNCLCLGMDRLEFGRIERIRELIVQDQVSNQVLQVDEELYIVREYEAIHFQTIVPSPKSYAYEIGFETSGLSLPEVEANLYCSWMSVQSNNNVDLISSATDVYLDLDQIQLPLVVRNRRSGDRLEPHGLNGSKKVKDMFIDAKMPLSRRDVIPLLVDASGQILWIAGFRRSKHALIGPDTERVLHMKLVLQ; encoded by the coding sequence ATGGAGCACGATCTAGTTGCGAGGGTAGAACAACGTATCAAAGAACAAAAGCTCGTCGCCCCAGGAGATGTCGTTGTCGTTGCGGTTTCAGGAGGACCTGATTCGGTAGCGCTGCTTCATGTCCTTTTTGTATTGGGGGAGAAGTACAGTTGGCAGTTGGTTGTCGCTCATGTTAATCATCAATTCCGAGGCGAGGAGTCGGATGCGGAAGCCGCTTTTGTCAACGAACTTGCTGCAAGCAAAGGACTTCCCTGCGAAGTTGGCGTTATTAATGTGCCGGCTTATATAGAAGAAACTGCTCTCAACGGGCAGGCAGCCGCGCGCGAGAAGCGTTATGAATTCCTGCATCTGGTAGCTGACAAATATGGCGCCAACCGTATCGCGCTAGCCCATCACGCCGACGATCAAGCGGAAACGGTCATGATGCGAATTCTTAGAGGGACGGGCCCCTCAGGGCTTACGGGCATGCCCGAACGAAGGCTTGAAAAAAAAGTGGAACTCATTCGACCTTTTCTACGTATATACAAAGCAGATATTGTGAACTATTGTGCTCAGCATGAAATGCTTTATTGTATGGATAGCAGCAATGAGCTGCGGAAGTATTTCCGCAATCAAATTCGTCTTGATGTGCTGCCGATGCTGAAGCCGTATAATGAACAACTTCCGGAATCACTGAATCGACTAACGGAGCTGATGCAAGCCGAGGATGATTATTTGGCCAGAGAGACCGAACGGGTTTTTCAGCGAATAACCGTGACTGGGCAAGCTAGTTACCGCTTAGAGCGAGGTGATTTCACCGAACTGCACCTTGCTTTACAAAGGCGTTTGATTAAATTAATATTAAACTGTCTTTGTTTGGGAATGGATCGCCTTGAATTTGGGCGAATTGAACGAATTCGCGAGTTGATTGTGCAGGACCAGGTTTCGAATCAAGTCTTACAGGTGGATGAAGAACTTTATATAGTGAGAGAATATGAAGCTATTCACTTTCAGACGATAGTGCCATCTCCGAAGTCATATGCGTATGAGATCGGTTTTGAGACAAGCGGACTGAGCCTGCCGGAAGTCGAAGCTAATCTGTACTGCTCCTGGATGTCTGTTCAATCCAATAACAATGTTGATCTTATCTCATCGGCAACGGATGTATATTTGGATCTGGATCAAATCCAATTGCCGCTCGTGGTCAGAAATCGACGGTCTGGAGATCGATTGGAACCACATGGTTTAAACGGGTCCAAAAAGGTAAAAGATATGTTCATTGATGCCAAAATGCCGCTAAGTCGGCGTGATGTCATCCCGTTACTGGTCGATGCTTCCGGGCAAATCCTCTGGATTGCTGGCTTTCGTAGGTCCAAACACGCATTGATTGGACCGGATACAGAACGTGTGCTTCATATGAAGCTCGTGCTGCAGTAA